One window of the Actinomyces procaprae genome contains the following:
- a CDS encoding ABC transporter ATP-binding protein, producing MTPTVTAIRSAPVSSPIQEPAIEVAGLVKTFGGLRAVDGLDLRVRRGQVHGFLGPNGAGKSTTIRVLLGMYRRNAGEVRVLSRDPAQEAGTITRRTAYVPGDVALWPSLTGAQTLDAFAALRGRRDRRREAELIEAFSLDPAKPVRSYSKGNRQKVALIAALAAPCELLILDEPTTGLDPLQEEVFQTCVREAAAGGRTVLLSSHLLDEVDRVCDAVTIIKDGHTVETGTLAALRHLRNSTITCRLPDGAAPALPRGSNAPPPGTDGVTRMSVPAAEVRETLSALIAAGAQGITCTPASLEDLFLRHYEGQAR from the coding sequence ATGACACCCACGGTTACCGCCATCAGGTCCGCCCCCGTCAGTTCACCAATCCAAGAACCGGCAATCGAGGTTGCCGGACTGGTCAAGACCTTTGGCGGCCTGCGCGCAGTGGACGGCCTGGACCTGCGCGTGCGCCGCGGTCAGGTCCACGGCTTCCTCGGCCCTAACGGCGCCGGCAAGTCCACCACGATTCGCGTGCTGCTGGGCATGTATCGCCGTAACGCCGGCGAGGTGCGGGTGCTGAGCCGTGATCCGGCGCAGGAGGCGGGCACCATTACCCGTCGCACCGCCTATGTGCCCGGGGATGTGGCGCTGTGGCCGAGTCTGACCGGGGCGCAGACGCTGGATGCCTTCGCCGCGCTGCGCGGCCGCCGCGATCGACGCCGCGAGGCGGAGCTGATCGAGGCATTCAGCCTGGATCCCGCCAAGCCGGTGCGCAGCTACTCCAAGGGCAACCGGCAGAAGGTGGCCCTGATCGCGGCCCTGGCGGCACCCTGCGAACTGCTCATCCTGGATGAGCCCACCACCGGGCTCGACCCGCTCCAGGAGGAGGTCTTCCAGACCTGTGTGCGCGAGGCGGCCGCAGGGGGCCGCACGGTGCTGCTGTCCAGTCATCTGCTGGACGAGGTCGACCGCGTATGCGACGCGGTCACCATCATCAAGGACGGGCACACCGTGGAGACCGGCACACTGGCCGCCCTGCGGCACCTGCGCAACTCGACCATTACCTGCCGCCTCCCCGACGGCGCCGCTCCCGCTCTCCCCCGAGGCTCGAACGCTCCGCCACCGGGAACCGATGGTGTGACGCGGATGTCGGTTCCCGCTGCCGAGGTTCGGGAGACATTGAGCGCCCTCATTGCCGCGGGTGCCCAGGGAATCACCTGCACTCCGGCGTCCCTGGAGGACCTGTTCCTGCGTCACTACGAGGGCCAGGCCCGATGA
- the sufD gene encoding Fe-S cluster assembly protein SufD: MPELKTDHSRASLEGAHAHGGQRYVSSRAERPTSFDPADIPVPRGREEEWRFTPMKRFAPLFDLEAVLAGTAVGPLAVDVDAPEGADVETVARQDPRLGSVGAPVDRTGVVAWAAFDSSTVLTLRAGAGLGRAARVTTTGNDPDLAHPAAQHLLINALNDAVGTVVLDHRGTAALTQTVEVIVADGAELTLVTIQGWEDGAVHASNHRVRVEGRGTLKHVVVSLGGDVRISSDLGFKGEGGHIDAYGVYFTDAGQHQEHRPYVAHTEPHCYSRVAYKGALQGEGAHSVWVGDCLIGAGARGTDTYELNRNLVLTEGAKADSIPNLEIENGNIEGAGHASATGRFDDEQLFYLRARGIPEMEARRLVVLGFFNEIVAEIRVPEVEERLMAAIEKELELTGLVSAREPAPPAL, encoded by the coding sequence ATGCCCGAACTGAAAACCGACCACTCGCGCGCGTCGCTGGAGGGCGCCCACGCCCACGGCGGGCAGCGCTACGTCTCCTCGCGCGCTGAGAGGCCCACCTCATTCGACCCGGCCGACATCCCCGTGCCCCGCGGCCGTGAGGAGGAGTGGCGGTTCACACCCATGAAGCGCTTCGCCCCCCTGTTCGACCTCGAGGCCGTCCTCGCAGGCACCGCCGTCGGCCCGCTCGCGGTGGACGTGGACGCACCGGAGGGTGCGGATGTCGAGACCGTGGCCCGCCAGGATCCGCGGCTGGGTTCCGTCGGCGCCCCCGTCGACCGCACCGGCGTCGTCGCCTGGGCCGCCTTCGACAGCTCAACCGTGCTGACCCTGCGGGCCGGCGCGGGCCTGGGCCGGGCCGCCCGCGTGACCACCACCGGTAACGATCCCGACCTGGCCCACCCCGCTGCCCAGCACCTGCTCATCAACGCGCTGAACGACGCCGTCGGCACCGTAGTGCTGGACCACCGCGGAACCGCGGCGCTCACCCAGACCGTTGAGGTGATCGTGGCCGACGGGGCCGAACTGACCCTGGTGACTATTCAGGGGTGGGAGGACGGAGCCGTCCACGCCTCGAATCATCGCGTGCGCGTGGAGGGCCGCGGCACCCTCAAGCACGTCGTCGTCTCCCTGGGTGGAGACGTGCGCATCAGCTCCGACCTCGGCTTCAAGGGCGAGGGCGGGCATATCGACGCCTACGGCGTGTACTTCACCGACGCCGGCCAGCACCAGGAGCACCGCCCCTACGTGGCTCACACCGAGCCGCACTGCTACTCGCGGGTCGCCTACAAGGGCGCGCTACAGGGGGAGGGGGCCCACTCCGTATGGGTGGGGGACTGCCTCATCGGGGCGGGCGCCCGCGGCACCGACACCTACGAGCTCAACCGCAACCTGGTCCTCACCGAGGGCGCCAAGGCCGACTCCATCCCCAACCTGGAGATCGAGAACGGCAACATCGAGGGCGCCGGGCACGCCTCCGCCACCGGCCGCTTCGACGACGAGCAGCTGTTCTACCTGCGTGCCCGCGGCATCCCGGAGATGGAGGCCCGCCGACTGGTGGTGCTCGGCTTCTTCAACGAGATCGTTGCTGAGATCCGTGTGCCAGAGGTGGAGGAGCGGCTCATGGCCGCCATTGAGAAGGAGCTCGAGCTGACCGGGCTCGTATCCGCCCGCGAACCGGCCCCACCGGCCCTCTGA
- the sufU gene encoding Fe-S cluster assembly sulfur transfer protein SufU codes for MNALDQLYQQVILDHSRERHGAGALESPDATSHQVNPTCGDDVTVGVRVVDGRVDSIGWEGDGCSISQASISVMHDLVVGADLDTVARLEADFDALMHSRGRGVDASVLDELEDAAAFEGVSKYPNRVKCALLGWIALKDALLKAGVPLDAASTD; via the coding sequence ATGAACGCTCTAGACCAGCTCTACCAGCAGGTCATCCTCGACCACTCGCGCGAGCGCCACGGCGCCGGCGCGCTGGAGTCGCCCGATGCGACCTCCCACCAGGTCAACCCGACCTGCGGCGATGACGTCACCGTGGGCGTACGCGTGGTTGACGGACGCGTCGACTCCATCGGGTGGGAGGGGGACGGCTGCTCGATCTCCCAGGCCTCCATCTCGGTGATGCATGATCTCGTGGTCGGCGCCGACCTGGACACCGTGGCCCGGCTCGAGGCGGACTTCGATGCGCTCATGCACTCGCGCGGACGCGGCGTGGACGCCTCCGTCCTGGACGAGTTGGAGGACGCCGCCGCCTTCGAGGGCGTGTCCAAGTACCCGAATCGAGTGAAATGCGCCCTGCTGGGATGGATCGCGCTGAAGGATGCGTTGCTCAAGGCGGGTGTTCCCCTGGACGCCGCCAGCACCGACTGA
- a CDS encoding MerR family transcriptional regulator: MRVAEIARLTGTTVRTVRYYHKQGLLPVPEERGGWRDYDISHVARLSRIRWLVQAGVPLKSIARILDSPTDEVVSTDAAVLDDLSGALAVIEEHLTEVTRQRDMLASLLERAREGLTVSPMPPRMVAFFDRLEAEAPDERTRVAVRRDRDLVDVACYSGHMPSEAEYLFPGPNDGEDADALVAYGQDPDSLTDSQVAAQAAKNIARFERTLGPRRCRELADSVDAAAIAPLFKLFAHLGAGGARLAGEMERQLTEAITRWRATP, from the coding sequence ATGCGCGTCGCCGAAATTGCCCGACTCACCGGCACCACGGTCCGCACCGTGCGCTACTACCACAAGCAGGGTCTTCTGCCCGTGCCCGAAGAGCGCGGCGGCTGGCGCGACTACGACATAAGCCATGTGGCTCGCCTGTCACGCATCCGCTGGCTGGTCCAGGCCGGCGTCCCGCTGAAGTCCATCGCCCGCATCCTGGACTCCCCCACCGACGAAGTGGTCTCCACGGATGCCGCCGTGCTCGACGACCTGTCCGGAGCCCTGGCCGTGATTGAGGAGCATCTGACGGAGGTGACCCGCCAGCGGGACATGCTCGCCTCCCTGCTGGAGCGCGCGCGAGAGGGCTTGACCGTCTCCCCCATGCCGCCGCGCATGGTCGCCTTCTTCGACCGGCTGGAGGCGGAGGCCCCCGATGAGCGGACGCGGGTGGCCGTGCGCCGCGACCGTGACCTGGTCGATGTGGCCTGCTACAGCGGGCACATGCCGTCCGAGGCAGAGTACCTGTTCCCCGGACCGAACGACGGCGAGGACGCCGACGCGCTCGTGGCCTACGGTCAGGACCCCGACAGTCTGACCGACTCCCAGGTCGCGGCACAGGCCGCAAAGAACATTGCGCGGTTCGAGCGCACGCTCGGCCCACGGCGTTGCCGTGAACTCGCCGATAGCGTTGATGCCGCTGCCATTGCGCCCCTGTTCAAGCTGTTTGCACACCTTGGAGCCGGTGGCGCCAGATTGGCCGGCGAAATGGAACGGCAATTAACAGAGGCGATCACCCGCTGGCGCGCAACACCTTGA
- a CDS encoding aminotransferase class V-fold PLP-dependent enzyme: protein MTEPTADQAPTGANPLSTAEVTAIRADFPYLERPARNGRPLAYLDWAATSQKPVGVIAAEADFYGRSNGAAGRSTYQLADEATAVWEDARDAVAGFVGARGSQLVFTKNATEAVNLVALAIGHASLGRPAGRGGAAAAATDPAARLRLGEGDEIVVTVAEHHANLVPWQELAARTGATLRWLGLTEDGRVDPSTVSVITDRTRVLALTHASNVTGAITPLEQILPAARSAGALVVLDTCQSSPHLPLDFAAISSAGVDAMVLSSHKMLGPTGIGALVATEELLDAMPPVLTGGSMIETVTMASSTYMPGPARFEAGSQPLAQAAGWHAAIDYLSELGMGRLRATEQALLERALGGMADVPGLRILGPADSHDRVGVVAFSLDGVHPHDVGQVLDAAGVAVRTGHHCAQPIHAHFGVPSSSRISFGPATTPEEIDRFLDAVATVRGYFQR from the coding sequence ATGACCGAACCCACCGCGGACCAGGCGCCGACGGGGGCGAACCCGCTGAGCACCGCTGAGGTCACCGCCATCCGCGCCGACTTCCCGTACCTGGAGCGCCCGGCCCGTAACGGTCGGCCGCTGGCCTACCTCGACTGGGCCGCAACCAGCCAGAAACCGGTCGGCGTTATCGCGGCGGAGGCCGACTTCTACGGGCGCTCCAACGGAGCCGCCGGGCGCTCCACCTACCAGCTGGCCGATGAGGCAACTGCGGTGTGGGAGGACGCCCGTGACGCCGTAGCCGGCTTCGTCGGTGCGCGCGGCAGCCAGCTGGTATTCACCAAGAACGCCACCGAGGCCGTCAACCTGGTGGCGCTGGCCATCGGCCACGCCAGCCTGGGACGGCCCGCCGGCCGCGGTGGCGCTGCGGCCGCCGCAACCGACCCCGCCGCCCGGCTGCGCCTCGGCGAGGGGGACGAGATCGTGGTGACCGTGGCCGAGCACCACGCCAACCTCGTGCCCTGGCAGGAGCTCGCCGCCCGCACCGGCGCCACCTTGCGCTGGTTGGGCCTGACGGAGGACGGCCGCGTCGACCCCAGCACGGTCTCGGTGATCACCGACCGGACCCGAGTACTCGCCCTCACCCACGCCTCGAATGTGACGGGGGCGATCACCCCGCTGGAGCAGATCCTGCCCGCCGCCCGCAGCGCCGGCGCCCTGGTGGTGCTGGACACCTGCCAGTCCTCGCCGCACCTGCCGCTGGACTTCGCCGCTATTTCCAGCGCAGGCGTGGATGCCATGGTGCTGTCCAGCCACAAGATGCTGGGCCCCACCGGCATCGGCGCGCTGGTGGCCACGGAGGAGCTGCTGGACGCCATGCCGCCGGTGCTCACCGGCGGGTCGATGATCGAGACCGTCACCATGGCCTCATCCACATACATGCCCGGTCCCGCCCGTTTCGAGGCCGGCAGCCAGCCCCTTGCTCAGGCGGCCGGCTGGCACGCCGCCATCGACTACCTCAGCGAGCTGGGCATGGGACGGCTGCGTGCCACCGAGCAGGCCCTGCTCGAGCGCGCCCTGGGCGGCATGGCGGATGTGCCCGGCCTGCGGATCCTCGGTCCCGCCGACTCCCACGACCGCGTCGGCGTGGTCGCCTTCTCCCTTGATGGCGTACATCCCCACGACGTCGGCCAGGTGCTGGACGCCGCGGGCGTGGCGGTACGGACCGGACACCACTGCGCCCAGCCGATCCACGCCCATTTCGGGGTGCCGTCCTCCTCACGCATATCCTTCGGTCCGGCGACAACGCCCGAGGAGATCGACCGGTTCCTCGACGCCGTCGCCACAGTCCGCGGCTACTTCCAGAGGTGA
- the sufC gene encoding Fe-S cluster assembly ATPase SufC: MSTLQIKNLHVQVATNDGPKPILKGVDLTVASGEVHAIMGPNGSGKSTLAYSIAGHPDYEVTEGEVLLDGDNILDMSVDERARAGLFLAMQYPVEVPGVTVANFLRTAKTAVDGEAPKVRQWIGQVNQAMENLRMDPAFSQRDVNAGFSGGEKKRFEILQMELLRPRFAILDETDSGLDIDALRIVSEGVNRLHDASDAGFLLITHYTRILRYIKPSHIHVFVDGRVAEEGGPDLADRLEEEGYDRFLA; this comes from the coding sequence ATGAGCACCCTCCAGATCAAGAACCTCCACGTCCAGGTCGCCACCAATGACGGCCCCAAGCCGATCCTCAAGGGCGTCGACCTGACCGTCGCCTCGGGCGAGGTACACGCCATCATGGGGCCCAACGGCTCGGGCAAGTCGACCCTGGCCTACTCGATCGCCGGTCACCCCGACTACGAGGTCACCGAGGGCGAGGTGCTACTCGACGGCGACAACATCCTGGACATGAGCGTCGATGAGCGTGCCCGCGCCGGGCTGTTCCTGGCGATGCAGTACCCCGTTGAGGTGCCCGGCGTGACGGTGGCGAACTTCCTGCGCACCGCCAAGACCGCCGTCGACGGCGAGGCCCCGAAGGTCCGCCAGTGGATCGGCCAGGTCAACCAGGCCATGGAGAACCTGCGCATGGACCCCGCCTTCTCCCAGCGGGACGTCAACGCCGGCTTCTCCGGCGGCGAGAAGAAGCGCTTCGAGATCCTGCAGATGGAACTGCTGCGGCCCCGCTTCGCGATCCTGGATGAGACCGACTCCGGCCTGGACATTGACGCCCTGCGCATTGTCTCCGAGGGCGTCAACCGCCTGCACGACGCCTCGGACGCCGGCTTCCTGCTGATCACCCACTACACGCGCATCCTGCGCTACATCAAGCCCAGCCACATTCACGTGTTCGTCGACGGCCGAGTCGCCGAGGAGGGGGGCCCCGACCTGGCCGACCGCCTGGAGGAGGAGGGCTACGACCGCTTCCTCGCCTGA
- a CDS encoding metal-sulfur cluster assembly factor — protein MSETAPEINPMAAQQAPTTVADVDVAAIEEALRDVIDPELGINVVDLGLLYGISIEPDGTIVLDMTLTTAACPLTDMIEEQAQQALGLIADKVRVQWVWLPPWGPDKITPEGREQLRALGFNV, from the coding sequence ATGAGCGAGACCGCCCCGGAGATCAATCCGATGGCTGCGCAGCAAGCACCCACAACTGTCGCCGATGTCGATGTCGCCGCGATTGAGGAGGCGCTGCGTGACGTCATCGACCCCGAACTGGGTATCAACGTCGTCGACCTCGGCCTGCTGTACGGCATCTCAATCGAGCCGGACGGCACCATAGTGCTCGACATGACCCTGACCACTGCCGCCTGCCCGCTGACTGACATGATCGAGGAACAGGCCCAGCAGGCGCTCGGGCTCATCGCCGACAAGGTCCGGGTGCAATGGGTTTGGCTGCCGCCGTGGGGCCCGGACAAGATCACCCCGGAGGGCCGCGAGCAGTTGCGCGCCCTCGGCTTCAACGTCTGA
- a CDS encoding DUF488 domain-containing protein — MSPASGPIVPSAALPCFDAVVLKGAREAPAPDDGLRVLVDRLWPRGVSKQRAALDDWAKDATPTTALRKAFHSGELDWPQFVDAYRAELAERPEAAAAVAELRRRALAGRVTLLFAGHDHVHTHARVLREAVLGAQDPDLP; from the coding sequence ATGAGCCCCGCCTCCGGCCCCATCGTCCCGTCCGCCGCCCTGCCCTGTTTCGACGCCGTCGTCCTCAAGGGGGCCCGTGAGGCTCCGGCGCCCGATGACGGCCTGCGGGTGCTCGTGGACCGGCTGTGGCCGCGGGGAGTGAGCAAGCAGCGAGCCGCGCTGGACGACTGGGCGAAGGACGCCACCCCCACGACGGCGCTGCGCAAGGCATTCCATTCCGGCGAGCTGGACTGGCCGCAGTTCGTCGACGCCTACCGCGCCGAACTCGCCGAGCGGCCCGAGGCGGCCGCAGCCGTGGCGGAGCTGCGCCGTCGCGCCCTGGCCGGCCGGGTGACGCTGCTGTTCGCCGGCCACGACCACGTACACACCCACGCCCGCGTGCTGCGCGAGGCCGTCCTGGGTGCCCAGGACCCGGACCTGCCCTGA